A portion of the Brassica napus cultivar Da-Ae unplaced genomic scaffold, Da-Ae ScsIHWf_46;HRSCAF=85, whole genome shotgun sequence genome contains these proteins:
- the LOC125604139 gene encoding uncharacterized protein LOC125604139: MSHHLRRLKPSFGVSHLTAASSRSFSNCIFKVKPCGTTVRDGDVGYLAIYSYVDKLIDCTQKKVPMELAKGMGTTIGASHGWVATLKNGIIRLQDDFDPYASYTDPKRIPLPPLLSLCRPSQGDCKWSNIRITDPSFFSSHVMYSKRDGMFSMPAAGGNYTASCDLGRHVNEPKIQMLSYPKQRVFEDLYVKSTGTFIEKEFLRKFDWKHSDWSCRMEHYLVESSHTGETFLVKWSKDINPQDGRSELDLFLVLRIDEEGNAEYTKDFGGECIFISKAESFCLPASCLNDKRPNCIYHLSDTSFGISCMDDDWKERGGDLAFPGPFWFPPKLDSKGKRILSSGIQYQV; encoded by the exons atGTCTCATCATCTCAGGCGGCTCAAGCCATCCTTTGGAGTAAGCCACCTCACAGCAGCTTCTTCTCGGAGCTTCTCTAATTGCATCTTTAAGGTTAAACCTTGTGGAACTACTGTGAGAGACGGCGACGTTGGATATCTAGCTATCTACAGCTATGTTGATAAATTGATCGACTGCACACAAAAGAAGGTGCCTATGGAGTTAGCAAAGGGGATGGGAACCACCATAGGAGCATCCCACGGCTGGGTAGCAACTTTGAAAAATGGGATCATTCGTCTTCAAGATGACTTCGACCCCTATGCGTCGTATACAGACCCAAAACGCATTCCTCTGCCTCCTCTT CTAAGCTTGTGTAGGCCTTCTCAGGGAGATTGCAAGTGGAGCAACATCAGAATCACAGACCCCAGCTTCTTCTCCTCCCATGTAATGTACTCCAAGAGAGATGGCATGTTCTCCATGCCCGCTGCTGGAGGAAACTACACAGCATCGTGTGATCTTGGGAGACACGTGAACGAACCAAAGATTCAGATGCTGTCGTACCCGAAACAACGCGTGTTTGAAGATCTGTATGTAAAGAGCACGGGTACGTTTATCGAGAAAGAGTTTCTGAGAAAGTTCGACTGGAAGCACTCGGACTGGTCATGCAGGATGGAGCACTACTTGGTGGAGTCGTCACACACAGGTGAGACGTTTCTGGTGAAATGGTCTAAAGATATTAACCCACAAGACGGGAGAAGTGAATTGGACCTATTCCTTGTGTTGAGAATAGACGAGGAAGGAAACGCTGAATATACTAAAGACTTTGGAGGTGAGTGCATTTTCATCTCTAAGGCTGAATCTTTTTGTCTCCCGGCATCTTGTTTAAATGACAAGAGACCAAACTGCATCTATCATTTAAGCGACACGAGTTTTGGAATAAGTTGCATGGATGATGATTGGAAAGAGAGGGGTGGAGACCTAGCTTTCCCAGGCCCTTTTTGGT